Sequence from the Equus quagga isolate Etosha38 chromosome 15, UCLA_HA_Equagga_1.0, whole genome shotgun sequence genome:
GGCCAGGCCATGGgtctgccctgcctctcccagatcACCTCCTTTGTGACCTGCTGCTGTTGTGCGTGGATGGAGAAGCCCATTTCTATGAGGACCAAGCATGAGGAGGGGGCTGCGGGCCTGCCTGGACACTAGTCTATACTTTGGAGGATGGTGGCTGAAGCCCCGCCCTGCTGTCCTCATCTGCAGGTAAAGGCCCCGAAGGGAACTGCCAGCCCTGAGCAGAAAGgcagcttccccacccccacatctgGCTGCCTGGGTGCCTTAAAGGGGGCCCCGCACTGGACCCCACTGCTACTGCTGGGAGCTGGACACTGTTACCAGAGTGGCCCTTACACCACTCGCTGGCTCATTCCTGAGGCCCACAGCCTTTCTCTGCTATTTCGGGCTGGGAACAGAAAATGGTGGGAGCACAACCTAGGGGACTCAGGCATGAAGCCCTTGCAGGACCAGGGCAGTGGGTGGGAGGAATATTCCACCATTTGGCTACAAGGCAGACTGTCCCTCCCCCGCCTGCCTCGGCAGGTGCTGCTTGGGGACCACAGAGCAGGGCCCTGGTCCAGTGGGGCTCCGGcttgggctggggctggagacgCTCTCCCAGGCTCCATCTCCAGTGTTCCCAGCAGCTCCCTGCTCTCCAGCTGTCCACCACACTGGCAGGGTAGCctctggccctgcctggctcccagccctcctcctcctgccggCAGCCCCAACACAGGGAGAGACCCTGCCCTCTCAGCTGTCCCACACTGGGCTCGGCACAGCCAGAGTCCCAGGCAAGGGAGAAGGCAGCCTGACAAGAGATGTCACAGCTGCTCTGTACTGGGTTCCTAGGGCAGggctcctcccagctctgggcctcatcCACGGAATGAGGACTGTAGTCGGCAGATGGTCCGACTCTCTAGGACCCCAGGCAAGGGCACAGGACCCCCTTGGGCCCATACCTTCTCAGCTGATGAGCACCAACCCCTTCCTTGTGGCAGCCCTTGGGCTGTGGAGGGCTGGGATGGAGAGGTGGGTAGAGGGGTTGTTGGTGGGCATGGGGTCCTTTGGGGCCTTCTATATGTCTCTTTAGTACCCCCAGCACAACACCCTGCAACCTGCTCACTGGGCTCCTGGGAGCCATGCGGTGGGGAGGCTGTACATCTGGACACATATGTCactgctgcccaaggtcacacccaAGAACTTGTCTGGGCAGCTGCACACCACACCAGAGGCAAATGCATGAGGACCATGCTTTGACCAAGACCCCAGGTGGagaccaggggctggagagaatgTCCCTAACAGAGGACAAGGAggccccagcaggctggcctggtTCAGGGTTTGGAATCCTCCTGGGGCCTGAATCCTGCCTGCTGGAGAATTTTCCCATGTCCTGGGCCCACGCtcaggaggggagggatggggctgCAGGAGCCAAGCCCTCTCTGGGTCCCAGGCAGGGTAAAGATTTGGGGTACCTACTCCAGGGAGACAAGGGGCTGCCTTCTCATGGGTCCCTGGTGAGCAGGGCCATGCTGGCAGCTTGCTCGTGGAATGACATGGGCCAAGCTagggaggggaggcctggggctcaggctgggcaGCATCTGGAATCATCTGGCATCTGGAGCCTCAGCAAAGCCTTGAggtccctgctgcctctcaccCCCAGGACAGTGTCCATGGGAGGCGGGTTCAGAAGGGCCAGGGTGAGAGATCACGGCCCTGAGGCCTGGTTATTGGAGCGGGGTCGCGTGTCCTTGTGTCCTTGGGGCCCAGAGAAAGTGATGTTAAGGCTGCAGAGAGTTGAGGAATAAAGATGCCAAAGCCAGTGGCTTCCTGTGTGGTCCTCACAGGCAAGAACGGGGAAGTGGTGGTGTCTATGATAGACAGAGCACAGCCTTGGGGAGACCGCGGTGTGCAGGGTAGGCCTAGGGACCCCCAAGATGGGGTCCCACCATCAGAGGTGGGCTGAAGGTCCCTGGAGTAGGCCCAGGTGCTTGTGCACGCACCTGTCCCACCCTGAGCCTTTGTCACAAAGCCCTGAGGGGGCGGCAGTGAGAGAAGCAGCTGGAAGCTGtgagcagccctgggctgggaaagAGCTGCTGCCTCAGTCTGCACGTGGGTGCACGGCCAGGGGACTGTGTGTGCACGGCCTGGGGACCGTGTGCGACATGTGAGCCTGTGCCTGACAGACACATGTGACTGGGCAGGGGGGCCTCTCCATCTGGGGCAGGCCTCAGGACATGCCCTGCTCTCTGAGAGCACTGGGAAACCAAGGGATCCCCAGAACTCCACCGCCCTTTCCAGGCTGCCTCAATGGGGTCCAGGCTCTTTTCTCTCGATCTGCCCCTGAGGGGACAtgtggggaggctgggaggtgcCTGGCCTCATCCTTTATGGACCCCTCTGTGCCTGGTATGTGTAGCTCCCCTCTGAGCTGGGCAGAGCGCACTTGCCTGAGTGCAGGACTCCAGGACCCAGGCTAGGCCGTGACCCTGACTCAGGGCTGGGGCCACCCACTTCTAGAACCTCAGCATCAATGTTGTTTTCTGGGGACAAGCATTTGGTCCCTGGAACAGATGAGGACAGTGCCACAAAGAACACCACAGTAGGCCACACTGTGAGCCAAGCAGTTATTACTGTGGGTCCTCGGGACTCAAGCTTCTTCCCTGCCCGCACTACTCCACCTGCCCGGGTAGCTGGACTTGGTCATACACTGGATGGCACTGGGCACAGTCCACCACACCAGCGCTGGCCATGGCCCACTCCCAAAGACTCGAAGCTCAGCACCTGGGCTGAGGTCCTGAGGGACCCCCAGGCATGGGAAGACCTACACACCTGAGCTGCCCCGGATAGAGGGGCTGCCAGCCCCTCCGGCCTCCAAAGAATGTGGGGGACAGTAAGCAGGCCCCCCGTGGTCCTCATGGACTGGCAGGCTGCTCCATGGAGCCGGGCTCCTGGGCCGGTGCCTGGCTGGGGGTTTGCGCGGCTGGCACCATCTCTTCCAGGTTGCCACGTGTGGCCGTCAACCCTAGCCGTGCCCGCTGGTTCTCCTTGCTCTGCCTGATGCCGTAGCCAAAATACACCGTGATTCCTGTAGGGGCGACAAAAGCCTGAGGGGCAGGTCCCAGCACTGCCACCCTGCTTGCCCTCTTCCTGTAGCCCCCACGGGGTCCCGGCCTGGCCCCCACTCACCAATCAGCAGCCAGATGGAGAAGCTCAGCCAGGCCACGTAGCTCAGCTGCAGCATGAGGAAGATGTTGAGGAGGATGCTCAGGGCGGGAGTCAGGGGCACCATGGGAACCTGAGGGGacaagggctgggctgggctgcagggaaggGATGCTGGCCCACGGCCTGATTTCTCTGGAGTCCACAGAGCCTTCCTCTGCCTCTGGAGATTCCAGAGACAAGGGCCCACCGGCCATGCAGAGAGTGGGGTGTGGGGTActggcctccctgccctgtgGCCCTGGTGCATCCTGCCACGGCAGAGGAGGAAGGTGCaaagggagctggctgggctgagcGCGGTGGGTGCTGGCTGGAGGAAGTACCTGAAAGGTGTCCTGGCGGTGCTGCTGCTGGTGGGCCCCCAGgacgaggagactgagcagaaacgtggcggagctgagcaggagcagcagggtgtaGCCCCAGGGCGGGAGGTGCAGGACCGAGTCCCCAAAGACCAGCACGCAGTCCAGGGTGATGGCCGAGGACACCAGGACACCGAGGGCCCAAGCCACAGCGGCTCCAGGCCTGCACCCATCCAGAAAGCGGAGGTAGGGCCTCAGGGCTGGTCGCAGCTGCCCGGGCTCAGGGGCTGAGGTCTGCTCGGTGCCCAGAGGGCTGCCTGGGTCCTGAGAACTGGATGGCAGGGACTTTCGGAAGCGTAGCATGATAATGCTGGTGGCCACGAAGGTGTAGGTCAGCAGTGCACAGATGCAGCGGAACTGCACTAGTGCCTCAAGTTCGACCAGCAGAGCCAGGAAAGCCATGAGGAACCCGAACACCAGGATGCCCACCACGGGCACCTGCATCCGGGAGTACACATGGGCAAACACCTGGAAGAAGAGCCCATCGGCAGCCATGGCAGAGATGATATGTGGCAAGAAAAAGATGTACCTGAGCAGGACAGTGTTCATGGCTGTGACAGAGGGTGGGAGAGACGTCAGCATGGTGGACAGGCCCACCAGGGGACACTGCTTGGGGCCAGGGTATGGGTGGCTCCTTGGGAACACGGGCATGAGTTTGCCTGGGCTCTCAGAGTGAGCCTGAGTGCATGTGGGGTGCTGGATTGTTCCCCCTCACCACCCAGGAATGGGACACCCCAGTTTAGGTGACAGACCCACTGGAGAATCTGATGAGGGCtgagtccctctgcctggaaggatcTGGAAGCACATGCTCAGAACTGACATTCTGTGTCAACTGGGAGGGACAGTGAATAGGTCCTTCACAACAAGCCCGGGTGGAGAGTCTAATCATTAGCACCTTCCTGGGCCCAGGATGCAACTGGGAGCACAGGCCCAGTTGGAGATGTGTGCCCTGGAGGCTTAGGGCAGGGCCCCACCACCCTGTTCCCTCCCTCATTGTCTGGAAGGGCCACTTACCGCAGATTGCACCAGCCACCACAATGAAGGCTGCCCAGCTATAGCCCCGCTGGTGGAAGGCATCAGGAAGTGCCCAGTCAGGGTCCAGGCTGTGCCAGGGCACCATGAGGGTGAGCACAGTTGAGGCAAGGATGTTGGCAGCAGCCACCAGGGTAACCGAGATGGCGAGGGCCATAGGCACAGATCGCTTTGGGTTCCGGGCCTCCTCGCTAGagacagcaacagcaacaaagcCCACAAAGCCATAGATGCAGGTGGCGGCGCCAGCCATGATGCCAGAGAAACCAAAGGGTGCAAAGCCGCCCTCCTCAGCGCTCCAGTTGTGCGGGTGGGCCAGGACAAACCccaggatgatgatgaagaggatgatGGCCAGGCTGATAGCAAGGAAGGTGTGGCTGAGCCAGGAAGAGACACGACCTCCACAGGACACAAATGCAGAGGCCAAAAGCAGGATGCCAGCAGCCAGGAAGTCTGGGTACTGGGCCAGGTAGGGCACCTGCCAGGTGCCCACATGGGCCTTGGTGAAGCTGCTGATGCTG
This genomic interval carries:
- the LOC124226910 gene encoding cationic amino acid transporter 4-like isoform X4, with the protein product MAPGLPSTASVARFCQKLNRLKTLEEPTTETSLRRHLTTLDLILLGVGATVGLGLYMLTGTVAKEMAGPAVLVSFGVAAIASLLAALCYAELAARVPRKGSSYLFTYVFMGELWAFLVGWILLIQCIVGAAAMARFWSSYLDAIFSRSISSFTKAHVGTWQVPYLAQYPDFLAAGILLLASAFVSCGGRVSSWLSHTFLAISLAIILFIIILGFVLAHPHNWSAEEGGFAPFGFSGIMAGAATCIYGFVGFVAVAVSSEEARNPKRSVPMALAISVTLVAAANILASTVLTLMVPWHSLDPDWALPDAFHQRGYSWAAFIVVAGAICAMNTVLLRYIFFLPHIISAMAADGLFFQVFAHVYSRMQVPVVGILVFGFLMAFLALLVELEALVQFRCICALLTYTFVATSIIMLRFRKSLPSSSQDPGSPLGTEQTSAPEPGQLRPALRPYLRFLDGCRPGAAVAWALGVLVSSAITLDCVLVFGDSVLHLPPWGYTLLLLLSSATFLLSLLVLGAHQQQHRQDTFQVPMVPLTPALSILLNIFLMLQLSYVAWLSFSIWLLIG
- the LOC124226910 gene encoding cationic amino acid transporter 4-like isoform X2 produces the protein MAPGLPSTASVARFCQKLNRLKTLEEPTTETSLRRHLTTLDLILLGVGATVGLGLYMLTGTVAKEMAGPAVLVSFGVAAIASLLAALCYAELAARVPRKGSSYLFTYVFMGELWAFLVGWILLIQCIVGAAAMARFWSSYLDAIFSRSISSFTKAHVGTWQVPYLAQYPDFLAAGILLLASAFVSCGGRVSSWLSHTFLAISLAIILFIIILGFVLAHPHNWSAEEGGFAPFGFSGIMAGAATCIYGFVGFVAVAVSSEEARNPKRSVPMALAISVTLVAAANILASTVLTLMVPWHSLDPDWALPDAFHQRGYSWAAFIVVAGAICAMNTVLLRYIFFLPHIISAMAADGLFFQVFAHVYSRMQVPVVGILVFGFLMAFLALLVELEALVQFRCICALLTYTFVATSIIMLRFRKSLPSSSQDPGSPLGTEQTSAPEPGQLRPALRPYLRFLDGCRPGAAVAWALGVLVSSAITLDCVLVFGDSVLHLPPWGYTLLLLLSSATFLLSLLVLGAHQQQHRQDTFQVPMVPLTPALSILLNIFLMLQLSYVAWLSFSIWLLIGFCRPYRNHGVFWLRHQAEQGEPAGTARVDGHTWQPGRDGASRANPQPGTGPGARLHGAACQSMRTTGGLLTVPHILWRPEGLAAPLSGAAQVETTNSSPGPMQMSDRRPFDIKKLKTPPSD
- the LOC124226910 gene encoding cationic amino acid transporter 4-like isoform X1, yielding MAPGLPSTASVARFCQKLNRLKTLEEPTTETSLRRHLTTLDLILLGVGATVGLGLYMLTGTVAKEMAGPAVLVSFGVAAIASLLAALCYAELAARVPRKGSSYLFTYVFMGELWAFLVGWILLIQCIVGAAAMARFWSSYLDAIFSRSISSFTKAHVGTWQVPYLAQYPDFLAAGILLLASAFVSCGGRVSSWLSHTFLAISLAIILFIIILGFVLAHPHNWSAEEGGFAPFGFSGIMAGAATCIYGFVGFVAVAVSSEEARNPKRSVPMALAISVTLVAAANILASTVLTLMVPWHSLDPDWALPDAFHQRGYSWAAFIVVAGAICAMNTVLLRYIFFLPHIISAMAADGLFFQVFAHVYSRMQVPVVGILVFGFLMAFLALLVELEALVQFRCICALLTYTFVATSIIMLRFRKSLPSSSQDPGSPLGTEQTSAPEPGQLRPALRPYLRFLDGCRPGAAVAWALGVLVSSAITLDCVLVFGDSVLHLPPWGYTLLLLLSSATFLLSLLVLGAHQQQHRQDTFQVPMVPLTPALSILLNIFLMLQLSYVAWLSFSIWLLIGFCRPYRNHGVFWLRHQAEQGEPAGTARVDGHTWQPGRDGASRANPQPGTGPGARLHGAACQSMRTTGGLLTVPHILWRPEGLAAPLSGAAQVCRSSHAWGSLRTSAQVLSFESLGVGHGQRWCGGLCPVPSSV
- the LOC124226910 gene encoding cationic amino acid transporter 4-like isoform X3, with the translated sequence MAPGLPSTASVARFCQKLNRLKTLEEPTTETSLRRHLTTLDLILLGVGATVGLGLYMLTGTVAKEMAGPAVLVSFGVAAIASLLAALCYAELAARVPRKGSSYLFTYVFMGELWAFLVGWILLIQCIVGAAAMARFWSSYLDAIFSRSISSFTKAHVGTWQVPYLAQYPDFLAAGILLLASAFVSCGGRVSSWLSHTFLAISLAIILFIIILGFVLAHPHNWSAEEGGFAPFGFSGIMAGAATCIYGFVGFVAVAVSSEEARNPKRSVPMALAISVTLVAAANILASTVLTLMVPWHSLDPDWALPDAFHQRGYSWAAFIVVAGAICAMNTVLLRYIFFLPHIISAMAADGLFFQVFAHVYSRMQVPVVGILVFGFLMAFLALLVELEALVQFRCICALLTYTFVATSIIMLRFRKSLPSSSQDPGSPLGTEQTSAPEPGQLRPALRPYLRFLDGCRPGAAVAWALGVLVSSAITLDCVLVFGDSVLHLPPWGYTLLLLLSSATFLLSLLVLGAHQQQHRQDTFQVPMVPLTPALSILLNIFLMLQLSYVAWLSFSIWLLIGITVYFGYGIRQSKENQRARLGLTATRGNLEEMVPAAQTPSQAPAQEPGSMEQPASP